CGAGTCGGCTTGGCAGGCAGTCAGCTACGGCATCACTTCCATTCCGGTGTTTGCCGAGGTTGGAGGTATCTATTTCAACTTTCTACTCTGGGGTCTTTCGCTGTTCCCTGCGTGGTTGGTGCTGAAGCACTTTGGTTCATCTGCCCGCTCGTCAGAGGAAGCTCCCATTCCCCAAGTTGTTGAAAGCCAGAATGATTATTCGGGTTCTGGTGAGGAGACtgagcaggtcaagaaggaatAGATCAGAGATGGTAAAACTGGTTTGGGGTGGTTGAGTTGGGGGGTTACTATCATCTAGAATCTATAGAATATGATGTGGAGCGATAGACTCTATAAATCAAGATGGTACTACAAGATATATCCAGCTAAAAAAAATCAAGCAATTGATTGAAAAAATTCATCCGCAAGCAAACCTCCAAGACGATGGAATTCAAAAGAGTCCTTCGTGTCTCTGTCATCTCATGACCCGGAGCATCTTTTCCCAACTGCTGCCAAGCCAAGACCAGCTACTGATAAACTAAAACGCACCATCATGATAGCCTGAAATGATTCCAATCTTATCTCTTTTCGGAAAATCCCCGAGAACGCCAAGCAGCTGTCAAGATCTCGCCACATCTTCAACGGAGCGAGTCCGGCGCCTGTCAGGCAGACACCAAAAAGCCCAACAGTCGGACAAGTGACGTGAAAATCCCGAGATAACGGAAACGGGAAACACTAAACCGTCTCTGGAAGCTCTCCGACAAGTTCTAGACGTGATTGCGCGGGGTTGATCAGCATGAGCAAGAAGCGCTGATAATTGCGCCATCGCCTCGTGGTCCCCGCCTGAGGAAACACTCGTCGATTAACCGACCCGTCAAGTGCCGAGATATGCCAGAGGAGAACCCTGCTGGTCTTGCATTACGGCGAGGAACTTGCAGGATTTACCATGATGACGAGAATCACGCAATATCGACCTACATCGGAACCCGCGTCGTCGGTAACCGGGATATCATAAAAGACCGGCAGTTTGACAGTGTCTCAAGGAAAACACCCATGAACTGAGCACAGTCCAATCGGATTTCGATATTATCTCGGCAACAGAAAGAATGGCGTCCCAAGATGAGAGCCcgaagggcaagaagaaccTCATTGTCAATGCGTTTGTGATGATGTGTTGGTTCCCCGGTCCTGCAGAGCTGACGTGATGCTGATCTGTCGTTTGGAATCATAGGCAGTGGTCACCAGTCGCCAGGACTATGGAGACATCCCGATGACGAGTCGTGGAAGTTCAAGGACACTGAGCACTGGgtcgagctggccaagcttctcgaagaagccaagTTCCATGGCATCTTTATTGCAGATGTTCTAGGTATAAACTCAGAATCCCAGGCCTGGAGCCAGAAACTCACGATCTTGTAGGAGGCTATGATGTCTACAAGAAGTCCTTGGATCctgccatcatctctggAGCCCAATGGCCCTTGACCGAGCCCCTGGTTACGGTCCCTGCTATGGCTGCAGCGACAAAGAACATTGGATTCGGTGTGACGGTTTCTACAACCTATGAGCAACCTTTCCACCTTGCTAGACGCCTGTCGACTGTCGATCATCTGACCAAGGGGAGGTGAGTAGCCCATCGGGTTTAAGTAGGCTTATGCTAACATATCCATAGACTGGGATGGAATGTAGGAAGCCAGATACGAGCCGGTGTTCTTAGCTAACCTTGTTGCAGATTGTCACAAGTTACCTAGACTCAGCTGCTAGGAACCTGGGTAGAACTGAACAACTAGATGTAGGACATCACTGCCTCGATATTGACTCATTGCTGACTTATTAGCACGATGAACGATATGCCCAAGCCGAGGAGTACATGGAAGTCATGTACAAGCTCTTTCAGTCATCCTGGCGAGACGACGCCGTCAAGCTAGACCGAGAGAATGGCATCTACACCGACCCAGAACTTGTCCGCCAGATCAACCACCAAGGAAAGTACTTCAACGTTCCAGGACCTCATCTCGTGGACCCCAGCCCTCAAAGAAcgcctcttctcctccaagccGGAGCATCTAAAGCCGGAAAAGCCTTTGCGGCTCAGCACGCAGAGGCCATCTTCACATCCGCTCATGCCCCCTCGGTGTGCAAGAAGAACATTGCCGAGATTCGACAGCTAGCTCGGGACCAGTTTGGCAGAGATCCCAGCAAGATCAAGGTTCTTGCCTTGGTGACTCCCATTATCGGcaagactgaggaggaggctttGGCCAAGTATAACGAGTACAAGAAGTATGCTTCTCACGAGGGTGCATTGTCCTTGTTTGGTGGTTGGACTGGCATCGACTTGAACCAGTatggggatgatgaggaaCTTCGACAAGTTGATAGCAACGCTGTCCGGTGAGTATTTTCAGGCAAAACTCATTTGGTTTCTTCAGCTAACCTCGAAACTCGTATAGATCAACTGTTGAAGGATATGCTAAGTTCTCGCCTCCCAACTCTAAGTGGACCAAGCACACTGTGGCTGAGCACATCAGCCTCGGAGGAAACGGTCCTCTCCTGGTTGGCACACCCTCGCAGGTGGCTGACGGTCTCCAGGAATGGATCGACGAGGCTGAcgttgatggcttcaacttTGTAAGCAAACCAGACTCTGCACCCAAACACGACTAACCTTTCTTCTAGGCCTATGTTCTCTTCCCTCAGTCTTTCAAGGATATTATCGACCTGCTGCTTCCAGAGCTTCGGGCAAGAGGGCTATTCTGGGACGACTATGCGGTTCCAGGAGGTTCCTACCGTGAGAACTTCTATGGCTTGGAGGGGCAGAAGTATCCTTTGCCAGAGCACGCAGCTTCCAAGTATCAGTGGGCGGCAGGAGTTCCTGCCAAGGACCATCAGATCCCCTAGCATGCTAGATAGAAACATAACAAAGCCAGTTGTGAAGAATCAAATCAATCAACA
This Fusarium keratoplasticum isolate Fu6.1 chromosome 6, whole genome shotgun sequence DNA region includes the following protein-coding sequences:
- a CDS encoding Bac-luciferase domain-containing protein, whose protein sequence is MASQDESPKGKKNLIVNAFVMMCSGHQSPGLWRHPDDESWKFKDTEHWVELAKLLEEAKFHGIFIADVLGGYDVYKKSLDPAIISGAQWPLTEPLVTVPAMAAATKNIGFGVTVSTTYEQPFHLARRLSTVDHLTKGRLGWNIVTSYLDSAARNLGRTEQLDHDERYAQAEEYMEVMYKLFQSSWRDDAVKLDRENGIYTDPELVRQINHQGKYFNVPGPHLVDPSPQRTPLLLQAGASKAGKAFAAQHAEAIFTSAHAPSVCKKNIAEIRQLARDQFGRDPSKIKVLALVTPIIGKTEEEALAKYNEYKKYASHEGALSLFGGWTGIDLNQYGDDEELRQVDSNAVRSTVEGYAKFSPPNSKWTKHTVAEHISLGGNGPLLVGTPSQVADGLQEWIDEADVDGFNFAYVLFPQSFKDIIDLLLPELRARGLFWDDYAVPGGSYRENFYGLEGQKYPLPEHAASKYQWAAGVPAKDHQIP